The DNA segment CAGTTTCATAAGTTAGAAAAACCAAGAATCTGAATATCAAAATCTCATTTTCTGACTTGCATTAAAAATCGAGAATTATTTGAATCGACCTGAATAAAAACACTAGAATTAATGGGAAAATATTGACTTGCAGAATTCTCGGAAAATGAATCAGACAAGCTGAACAAATTTTAGTTATTTTTAGCAAGCAGAAAACAGAACCAAGTCATAAACATAAAGAACAAAAAAAATTACTACGGGTAACACCAGCTTTAAATAATACTTCGCTTAACGCTTCGTACTATTCAAAGCTGCACCGTTACAAGCAAGTATTTGAATCTCCGAAACGCTAATATAAAAAAGAATAGAATACATTACTTCATAACAAAAAGGAATCAAAACTAACTGAGATGCTAAAAAGGTATTTTCTAAGTATTCTAATCGTTACCATTGGACAATTACTTTTCAGCCAAACAACTAATTTCAATAGTTTTATAAGTCCGCCAGGGACAAATAATATCTCAGATAATTTATATCTAGATAAAGTTGAAGTAACTAATTTAAATTGGCTCGAGTTTATTATTTTTCTAATACAAACTGATACTACTTCCTATTATTTAAAAATGTTACCAGATTCAACAATTAACAAATTTGACTTTGAAATTTATGTTGATTCAAAAGAATTAGAAAATTATCCTGTAACAGGTATAACCTATGAACAAGCACTGGCATATTGTAATTGGAGAAGTGAATTTGTTACAAAAACTAAAAATCGCAAAGCAATTCCAAAGGGTTCTTGTGCTTGGAAATATTGGATAAAATTTGAAAAATTTGACCCCGAAAGAAATTATAAAATTGTTTACCGTTTACCAACTCCTAAAGAATATGAACAGTTTTATAAGTTGAAGTCAAAAGATAATTACGACTCAATTATAAAACCTATTAAATTTAAAGAAAAGGAAAAATACTTTAATTTCATCATTGGCAATGTATCTGAAATGACATTTATAAAAGGTATAGCAAAAGGAATGGATTTTAAACACAAACCTATTAAAGATCAGAAAAAGACAGAATTGAATAAAGATATAATTTATCAGAAACCTGAACTATGGTTAGGATTTAGATGTATTGCTGAATATATTTTGATTGAAGAATGAGAACATATAGAAATTGAAGAATTTAAAGTATAATACCAGCTTGTAACAGGCTTTAAAACAGTTTGTCTCTTCCTTCATATTCAGGCTCTCCTAGAAACTCATAGATCTTTTTGTACTGTCTTGGCAATAATAAATTTCTGTTATTAGCTTTTATATCCTCTTTTATTGGTTTTAACCAGCGAATCATAGTTGAAATATGAACTCCATATTCTTCAGCAATTTGAGTAAGTGTTTTTGCTTTTTGTGACATAGCTTAAAGTTTTGTGATATTATGCTTTGGATTTCGTCAATAGGTTCCCTTCAAAATATTTTTCTATCTCTTTACCAGTATGCTTGTCATAAATAATGGCGACTCCAGCTTTGGAACCATACTCCATTATTTTCTTATGAAATCGTGCAATGCCAATATTCCTGTCAATAACTTTTGAATAGCGATGATTCCAATCTAATGACCAAAGAGTGCGAACATTTCCGTCTTTAAAATAAATTAACAATTTGGAAAGTGAATCCCTTTTCAGTTTCCATCCTTCTTTATGTGCATCCATCCCTTTAGTATTTGCTATTTGATTTGTTGAATAATTTCTGGTTTGAGAACAGAAGCATAGAAAAGCTGCAACAGATCAACTTCCTTTAATTTGCCAACTCTTGTTTCACATTCCCTGTAAACTTCCAATGGAGACCTGCGTTTATCTACATCTTTCTTCTCATTGTTTTGAAACTTCCTGATCTGTGCATATAGAATCAGCTTCTTTCGTACTTCTTCCTTTCGTTCCAAGTGTTTTTTATACCAGATTTTTGTTCCTGTAAACCCTGAAGGATTGTTAGTGTCAAAATACTTGTAAGGTAGTTGGACAAACCGCCTTTCAGGGTCTTTAGCAACAAAATCACGAGCCAGACCAATCCGCTCACAGTAATTCTGGTGCACCCTTGAGAGCGCACTATCTGCCACTGGTTCATACCAGCCAACAAGCATCTCTTTTGCTTGCTTCTCTTGAAAATCGGTTAGAAATACATCTTTGTAAAGCAGCATTTTAGCCAAATGCCACAATCGTTCGGCATAGAATCTTAGGGAAGCGCAACGGGCTGGCGCAATATATTGTTTCCAGTTATTGTCGCCTGCCCGTTTATGCACTTTTTCCCTTGCTTCTTCCACCTGAATCGCTTCAGGAACAAAATTTTCCGCACCTTTTTCCCTTGTGTTTCCAGTTAAAATGTTTCCAGTTGTGTAACCTGTTTTATTTATAAGCTGCGTGAGCGATAGCGAACTCCTTTCTAATTTGTTACCAGTTTCTGCAAGGTCAGGAGTAGTATGCTCCGAGTTATCAACCCCTATTAATAAATTACTTTTATTGTAACTATTGTTACTAGTATATGTATGAGGACATTTTGTCGTACCCTCTTTTTTAACATCTTGATTTTCAACACTTTTTTGTTTCGCCTTTTCCAGTTCCCTTTTTGCATCTTCAAGGTCTTTTCGACAGGTAGCTAACAGAATATCGGAGTTTATTAACAGCTCATATCCTGAGTTGCTTCCGCAGAATTTCTTGTTAGTAATAATGCCAGCTTCTTGGAGCTTAATAATATGTCGTTGTATTGTTCGGGAGCTTACCTTGACCAGTTTTGCCAATTGTGAGTTATTTGTTTTAAGAGCAGGCAGCTTATTAGAAGATAACTCCATAAAACTACTTGCCTTGACAAGGAAAGCTCCATAGATACGGATGATCTCCTTTGCCGTAAATAAAACACTTGCTTTAATTTTTTCTGTTAATTCTTCATGCTGGTCATTATGTCTTTCAACAAAATGATCTAATGCCCTGTATGAGTTGGTATAACTAATTACTAACATGTATCCTTTAGTGTTAAATGATTTGTACTACTACCTGTTTTCTTCTAATGACTTAAAAGAAGGGTCTTGTTTTAACTTCTCAATGACAGCTTTCAAATCAGAAAGCAAATCATAATATTTACTATTTTGGACAACTTTCATAAGCTGAATTAGGTTTTGTAATTCATTACTTCCTGAGCATGGCTTTTCAGTTCTGCCTTCTTTTCTTTGAATTCTTTCACGACTAACCAACCTTCAATCCAGATTTTTTCCGTCTGTGGTAGCTTTACATCACCAGCTTCAAAGAACTTATAAATCGTTGGTCTTGAAATACCTGTGCGGTTATGAATCAAATGAATCCCATTCTTTGGAAGAGACTCTTTTAACTGGTTTATTTCTTCAGCTGTAAACATATTGTAAATAATTTGTAAAAGTTCTTGTTTATGATTAACTTTACTACCTATCTTTGCACAAAGGTAAACTATAATAGTAAACATAACAAAGTGAAATAGTAAATATATTCATCATGGAAACAAAAGAATTGCCAAGAGGAGTACTAAACAGCAGGTATGCTGCTGCAATTGATCATCTTATCAAAACATTTATTCTGAAAAACAATCGTGAATTTGCTGCTCGAATGGAAGAGTCACCAACAATATTATCTTCTATAAAGTCAGGGCATCGCAATGCGTCCTTAGCTCAGATATACAATTTGATTAATAAATTTGATCTGAATGCTAACTTTTTTCTAAAGGCTGACAACAATCAGGAGCAGGTTGAGTACAAAGGGTCGGGGATTTATGCAAATGTTACAGGAAAGAACAAGGATGTTACAATCGGTAAAACGATCTCTAAAATAGCAGGTGAAGTTGGGAATTATTATAATCATGTGGAGAAGCTGGTTAATGATGCAAGCCCCGAATTGAAGGATCATATCAAAATGGTACATGATAAATGTGAAGGGCTGGAGAAAGAAAAACATGCTATGAAAGAGGAGTTAGTGGAGCTCAAAAAAATTATTGGTTCTATGACAGATCAGATACAAGAAGCTCAAGTCCAAATTAAAGAAAAGGACGAACGATTGTATCAAGCGCAGTGTGAACTTATTGAGGTATATAAACAGCAGAAGAATTAGTGAGTAATGAAGAGCAACACGATTCATAATCACAATAAGAGTCCATTGCTGGAGCTCCTTTATTATATAAGGGAAAGAGAGGCAAATTATGTTTTGTCAGGCTCTGTTGATCTAGTTTCACTTCCATTTATTGATTCTGTTAAA comes from the Bacteroidota bacterium genome and includes:
- a CDS encoding SUMF1/EgtB/PvdO family nonheme iron enzyme; the encoded protein is MLKRYFLSILIVTIGQLLFSQTTNFNSFISPPGTNNISDNLYLDKVEVTNLNWLEFIIFLIQTDTTSYYLKMLPDSTINKFDFEIYVDSKELENYPVTGITYEQALAYCNWRSEFVTKTKNRKAIPKGSCAWKYWIKFEKFDPERNYKIVYRLPTPKEYEQFYKLKSKDNYDSIIKPIKFKEKEKYFNFIIGNVSEMTFIKGIAKGMDFKHKPIKDQKKTELNKDIIYQKPELWLGFRCIAEYILIEE